The DNA region AGTCCATCATGTTGACCAGCTTGCACTTCTTCAGCTCCAGCTTGGTCGGCCTTGCCCTAAGTCAAGCCCGTCCAAAGATGGCCCTGTCGGAGACATCGCCGGTGGACTGTGAGTGCGACATGGCCATGGTGGCTCCTcccgacgacgacgacgactgctgctgctgctgctgaccaCCCGCTCCAtgatggtgatggtggtgCGTGGTCGTGGCAATCGTGGCCGTCGACGCATTGTGGTGCGTCACATTGTGATGGTTGTGCGCCAGCGTCGAGCTGCCATATTTCGAGGCCATGGCACCCACAATTCCGTTTCCGGTGCCAGGCAGATGCTTCCTGGTGGCCGCCGACGAGACATGATGGGTGCTGCCACTGCCGACGCCTCCATAGATCCTGTGCAGCGAGTACTGCTGCACGGACTCCAGATCCGAGACGCTCGACGTGATCTTCGAGCGCACCGCCACCTTCTGCATGCTGTTgtacttgtcgctggcactcAGCTTGATATCGGGCAGGTGTCCATTGGACTGGGCATGACCATGGCTCTGGGCCGGTGGCTGCTGTCTCGACTTATTGGTGGTGGCGATCGCGGCATTGTGCACCGCCGTGGTGCTGGTTATCGAGGCCACCACGGGCCCGTTGGTGCCCGGCGAGATCTCCGAAAAGCTGTAGCAGGAAGACTTCTGGGAAACACTGTTCAGACCGGAGCTGGACGAGCTGCTCGACATGCGGCAGCTGCGATGGCGACTGGAGGTGGAGGGCTGCAGAAACTCGTGGTGGGCCGCCTCATCGGGCGTCATCCGCTCCGCAGGATCCCATTCCAGGCAGCGCTGCAGGAAGTCGATGAAATAGCGGTCCTGGCAGTGCAAAATCTGTGCCAATGACTTGCTGCCCGGCGTCCTCTTGCGTCCCTTAGTGTTTGTTATGCAGCGCGGTGCATCGCGGGAGTCGAAGAACAGGCGGCGCCTCCTGGCCACCGAGATGAGCACCTTGGGCGGCAGACCCAGCACCTCCATGATGCAGGCGAGCTGCTCCACCTCGTTCTCGCCGGGAAAGAGTGGGAAGCCCGTGTACAGCTCGGCCAGAATGCAGCCTATAAAAAAATCGGTGAAGGGAAAGGTTGACATGTAATTAGTATTGATTTTCGGTGCTTGATGGGGGGCAGCAATTGCTGCAGTCATTTCCGGCGGTCAAACAGGCGCATTGACCTTGACTTTGTGGCAAACACGTGTCCCCTTCTGACCGAGATTATTTATCTTCTACTGCACTTTCTAATGGACTTTGAGACTCTTAGTACTGGCATGATGGTCAGCCAAGGAGAGATGTCACTGCCAGATGGCATAACCAAGGCCTTTGACTGACATTTTGTGACTCAATAGTTTTCCTTTGAATAGTGGCCATTCATCGCAATTTTAGTAAATGGAATTGAACACCACAAGCTTGATTTTGTGCCCCAAAAGGTGAATAAGCTATCAAAACTATTAGAGTTAAGTAAGCTAACTTACTTAGAACTTTGTGAAACAAAGCTTGATTAAGTTTAAAGATGACCAGAACTTTTCCTAAGATCGAGTACGATTCTGTGAACATTTTAGCAAAAGAATTGCCAGAGATGGAccttttataatttaataagaGCGATGATAGCTAGGCAGGTACCAAATATATATGTTCTATTACTCAAACTCTCAACAGAGTaggtttattttaaagctggTCTGCTTAGCTTCCTGCCAGCAATCCGAAATGTCACCTACCAGaaattatatatacatattctATGCTGTTTAACCTGCATCTGGGACTTTACCTCTCCCCGAGACCTCATTTACGTAATGAAGCTGAAGGCAATCAAGCCCACACATATCTATTGCAGATGGCCCATTCTGTGGGGGCGTCGAGTTTGCTAAGAGCTCACATCATTCAACACGTAACCCATTTCCATTGCCTACTATACTTACTGCATATGCTCTGGGCACAGTAACTCAAATAAGTAGAGACCCACATATAGAAACCCAAGACGGGGGATAAAAATAAACTGAGCGGGCTTTTATTAGGGGCCAGAAATAACAACCTGCCACCGCAGGACCTCACGTCCGTGCGCACATTTAATGAGTCCTTTGTTGTCGACGGGGCTCACGATATTTTGCCGCTGCTCCCGCTGCTGTTTCTGCTGACCGGACGTGGCTGTGGTCGGAAATGGGCGCTAAAAGGATGTGCACGATGTGGCCGGGAGTGGCTAAAGGTCCGGGCTGGGCTGGGCAAAATTATTGTATACATAAACTTCAAGTGCGGCGGCGGCACTTGTTGAGTGTGCCCCTTGACCCGCACCTCCGGCACCTCCGTCGATATCTCATTGTTCGCTCGGATGGAGGAGGTCCTTTTCCGCCTTCGCCTTTGCCTGTTGCTACTAATTGGCCTAGTGCGTGTTCTTACACTTGGCTGAGCTTTTCGGTTTTGGCTAGGTCAATTGAACGGGCAAAGTGGAAGCTCCTTACTTAGCGAAAAAGTATCCTGATACGAAGAACTTGGTAGTTTTTTTCTAGTTCATTTTAGAAACTCAAATTAAGAACTCAAGCTTTGTTGAACCATTAATCTTTGCTTGTTCAAGAGATAACAAGCTTGAAGTATTGAAAACTCagtcatttttcttataaaacTTCAATGTGAGTTGATATATGATATTCGCATTTATAGGGTATCATTTTAACGATTAAGCAATGAAAACTTAATATTGAGAATAATTATTTCTTGAATTTCTCTTTCCTTGAAAATTCGCTCGAATcgaaaaagtgaaaaaagacCAAGATACCGCATCTAAGTAAGAGCGAAACCACAATATTCCAAACTCTCCAAAATAGGAAAAGAGAGAATGTGATACGCCCCGCATCTAGATGGAATTTATACTCAATTTAATAATCAGATCttctcaattttttttttctctgtgtaagtTCATTTCTTTTTTCCCCCATTTTCTTCGACATAGCTTATGCCCTACAAACACAGAACTTGTCCACGTGCAATATAACCCACaaatgtttaatatttaatgctTCCCACCATTGCCGGGGATATTTATAGGGCCAACGTGTGTGGGCCATAAATTTGCCTGGCAAATGCAGGGcaagcatttaaaatttcattgCAGCCTGCACATGTTTGCCAGCCCACTTGGGAACACGACTGGACAGgatgtttttaattaaaagtggGCACACACTCACCCAAGCTCCACATATCGATGGCGGTGCCGTATTGCAGGCCGAGAATCACCTCCGGGGAGCGATAGAACCTCGATTGGATGTACGTGTAGATTTTGCGATCCACGTAGCATGAGCTGCCAAAGTCGATGACCTTAATAGAGCTGCTACCACGCTGTTTGAGCAAGATGTTTTCCTAAAATTCAGATTATAATGTATTGGTTCTGGGGGTAAATATTCCAATAAATCCAGTGCACTTACCGGCTTGAGATCACAGTGAATGATGTTTTCCTTGTAGAGCAAACGCAGGCACTTCACAATCGAGTTGCAGAAGCGTCGTATGAGACTCATGCTGAATCCATTGTAGTTGTTCTTCTTTATCAATTCGTACAGGTTCAAGCTGTAAGGACAAGGGAGAAATGTTGTATTTAGTAGTGCCAGTGCAACCCTTTCTGCAAAAGTGCCTCGAACATGAGTCAGCGACAAACCCCCATTGGAATCGCAATCGTTGACAAAACAAGGGACACTCTCGCAAAATGGAGAACAAAACAAGGAGTCAAGTCAAATGCCGGCCGCTTTAAGCCCTTCGATGTATACTATAATACCGGCAACATGCACTGAATTAATTCCCATTGCATGTCGGGCTCGAATTTGGGCATACAACGATAACGTTCTACgtcagcaacaacaatatcGACAATGTCAGTCATGAGCAGTCAGTCGGCAGACGACAATAGAACGTTACTGAAAATGGTGGCACATCAAGCCAAAAAGAGCTGCCAAACGATGACAACAGTGGAACCAGAAATTGTCTTTATTTTAAACTCAAAAGAGTTGGTCTTAAAGATACAAGAGATATTTTCAACCACACAATAGACCATTTTCCAAGTATGGTAATTATAATATAGATATATCCTAGAGTTAGGGTAGAACTAGTACGATATCTAATCTCATAACtagaaattaattaaataagccatttttttaaagtgggTAATCTTAAAAAGACTAGACATATATTCCATCTCTTATTAAACCATTATCTAAGTGTTTTGATAGTACGAATTCTAatctgaaaatataaaataataaaacaaaccattttataatattcttaataaacaaaattttaccTAATGACCTGTTCAACTAGATTCTAACAAATTTTGCTTAAGTATGAACGTTTATACTCAAGTTATTTGCACAACAGTTTCCTTTATGTACTATCCATTAGACAAAGACCACTGTTTAAACACCCCTCCTTGGATTCCAAAACTGTCCCCTGACTTTGTCAACCCTTTCGCTGTTTTTTGTTTACTCTGCGATTTCTGTGCCATGTTTACTGTATTCGCAGTTTTTGCATTGGCTGTCGATTAATTAACTGATAACAAAAGGAGTTTCATTGCCTCAATGTCAATGCAACCACAGAAGAGGCAAAACCCCAAGATTACAGCCGGTGGGTGTAATATGCTCGTTGATCAAAAGTTTGGTCAATTGTTGTTGCCAGTGTTTTTGGGAATCGATGATTGATGACTTTTGGTGACATCCGCAGAGGGAAATATATTTGCCGCCTTGCCCTATCTATCCAATAGATTTCCTCTCGTTCATCATCATAAAGAtctcaatttattgaactcgCTTTCATTTCCCTTTTTCTCTCCATATAAGCTGTTATATACATACGGCTATCAATAACTTTATCGCCTGCCATGAGTAGTCCTTTGACATGTTTGACCTATATAAAAGAAAGTGAAAGATGGCCAAAAGCAATAACTGCTTTCGGCATAAAAGGACTCAGGACTTTTGCGTGGGAGCAGATGAATCACAAAATGTTGCAGGTTAAAGCTAAGGAAATGTGAATATGAATTTTTGGTAGCCTATTTGTAAAcagaaaatattatgaaataatATTACCCCTTCTCTAAAATCCATCTCTGAATTCTAAACAGTAAAAATGTAAAGGTAATGGTTCACAACTTCTTATTTGCTCTTTTAAATCTTCGCTTTTAAGTGCGAGTGACTTTCAACATTTTAATCGTATCTTGAGGCTTTGAGCCATGTTCTACAGCTTGTACATGCCGTAatccaatttaaatttatgtcaGCATACGGAAAGGCCAACACACACTCACTCCCAAAACCGCCAAGAGTGTTTAAAAGCGCGCTAAGCTGATTGAGCTAACAGAGTGTCAAGGACGTTTTCTCGTCGTTTTTCCCCGACTAAAGCCACATAATGGCATGAATGACTGTCAAATCGTTGGGAAGCACACAGGCTAGAAGGAGGGAGGGGGCGGATACACTCAACGACCCCCTCCACAGACCGCAAAGGTCACGCGGCTTTTAATTTGAAAACTTTCACATTGCAACTGGCGCCTTTGAAAATGCCAAAATAGCAGGCCTTAAAGTGACGGGCTTTAAGGAAAGTCTGAAATATTGATTTTGCAGCCATTCAAAATAGATGACGAGCGGCTGTGGAAggtatatatagtatattcTTTTGGCAAACAGACGAGTCTATAACAAACCAATAAGAAAATCATCAAAATGTCATAATTTCAATCGGCGAATCGGAAGAGTGTACATGTGTATGCTTCGAAGTCTGCATATTATAACTGCATTATGACATGCCACAGCCAATGCCAAAAGTCCATGAATCTGCCATGAACTTgagaattgtttttttttctttttttgggaCTGCCTGGGGCGTCTTTTTCCGGCCCGTTTTTTTCGTGCCGAAATTCCGCTGGTAATTTGATTGATTATTTGCCCCTGCGACGATGCAACTGCAACATGCAATTGTAACGAGCCACTAATGCCTTGCATTTAGCACACCAAAAATGGAACAAAATATTACCAGAGGCTAGTGAAAGTGAATTCggataataaacaaaaataggAAAATCGGATGACGCCCCCAATAAACAAGATATAAAGAGCTAAGCTTGAAGGTCTTCATATGCAACTTATTTCTGATGGTCCTTTAAATCTATACACTAATTTTTcggctatatattttttaaatagctGAGACTGTCAATTGGCAGAAAATAAACTTGTCTTCGTGTCGAGCATGGTGTGACCTTTTTTTGTGTGAGCCGGAAAGTAAACTTTTTCGTTGCTTTTTGGGCAACTTTTAGCATAAATTTGAAATTGGTTTCCCTGCTGGTTGAAAGCGAAAAGAAAGTGCCATTGATTGACAAGTGAGTGTGGTGAGGAAAAGCTGTACTGACTACATTTGCATAACGAATTTCAACGTGTCACT from Drosophila subpulchrella strain 33 F10 #4 breed RU33 chromosome 2L, RU_Dsub_v1.1 Primary Assembly, whole genome shotgun sequence includes:
- the LOC119546515 gene encoding dual specificity tyrosine-phosphorylation-regulated kinase 2, coding for MLDRCEMPIQLDNEKLRRDVRLSGSRLDLPQLCNGSRRLDGHNNHVAANETTVTTTSLNGNGNSNGNHNNNIGSPVSSSTTNSSNGGNERGSSTKSNSSSGSGSSGNSASSTGSAELKCNTPMTPSELVKKFRNYLTDLEFEELKVYKEVWYFGQHASKNYNKPAPTANTTNMGYDDDNGNYKIIEHDHIAFRYEILEVIGKGSFGQVIRALDHKTNTHVAIKIIRNKKRFLNQAVVELNILDELREKDADGSHNVIHMLDYTYFRKHLCITFELMSLNLYELIKKNNYNGFSMSLIRRFCNSIVKCLRLLYKENIIHCDLKPENILLKQRGSSSIKVIDFGSSCYVDRKIYTYIQSRFYRSPEVILGLQYGTAIDMWSLGCILAELYTGFPLFPGENEVEQLACIMEVLGLPPKVLISVARRRRLFFDSRDAPRCITNTKGRKRTPGSKSLAQILHCQDRYFIDFLQRCLEWDPAERMTPDEAAHHEFLQPSTSSRHRSCRMSSSSSSSGLNSVSQKSSCYSFSEISPGTNGPVVASITSTTAVHNAAIATTNKSRQQPPAQSHGHAQSNGHLPDIKLSASDKYNSMQKVAVRSKITSSVSDLESVQQYSLHRIYGGVGSGSTHHVSSAATRKHLPGTGNGIVGAMASKYGSSTLAHNHHNVTHHNASTATIATTTHHHHHHGAGGQQQQQQSSSSSGGATMAMSHSQSTGDVSDRAIFGRA